The Pseudomonadota bacterium nucleotide sequence CAGTCGTGGTGAGCAGCGTCATTCCCATCATCGCGTCGGAGCTGGTGGAGGTCGGTGAGCCTGGCGCGGGCAAGAAGGCGCGCCTGCGAATCGGGAAGTTCGTCTTTCGGCAGATGGACACCCACTGGACCATCGTGCGGATGGATCTGTTCTGATGCTGCCAGCAGGCAAGGCGAATCTCAAGGATCTCCTGCCCGCGGAGCTGGAGGCCTGGTTTGAGTCTCTGGGCGAGAAGCCGTTTCGTGCCCGCCAGATCGTGAAGTGGCTCTACCAGAAATACGAGCACGACTTCCTGTCCATGACCGACCTGTCGAGGGCGTTGCGCGAACGTCTCACCGAGCTTGCCTTCGTGCCCCAGCTCGAGCTCGTCTCGTATCAGCGCGCCGCGGCGGGCGACACCGAGAAGTTCCTCTTCCGCCTGCCCGATGGAAACGCCGTGGAGAGCGTGCTCATGCACTTCGATGAGCATCTGGGGCCCGGCAGGGCCACGTTGTGCATCTCCACGCAGGTAGGCTGCGCCATGGGATGCGTCTTCTGCGCGTCCGGTCAGGCGGGGGTGCTGCGCAACCTCGCGACCTGGGAGATCGTCGATCAGGTGCTGCAGGTGCAGAAGTTCATCGCCCCTCGTGATGAGCGCATTGCCAACCTCGTGTACATGGGCATCGGTGAACCGCTCGCAAACTACACCGCGACGCTGCGCAGCCTCAAGCTGGTCAATCACGAGGAAGGCCTCCAGATCGGCATGCGCCACATCGCCGTCTCCACGTCGGGGCTGGTTCCCGGCATCGATCGGCTGGCGCGTGAGAAGCTGCCCATCCGCCTCGCCATCTCCCTTCACTCGCCCCACGAGTCGCTGCGCTCCGAGCTCATGCCCATCAACGAGGTCTATCCGCTGGCTTCGCTCATGGCGTCGTGCCGAGCCTATCAAGAGGCCACGAAACGGCGCATCACGTTCGAGTACTGCCTCATCAGGGACGTCAACGATTCTGACGAAGACGCCCACGCAGTAGGCGCGCTCCTCGACGGCATCCACAGCCTGGTGAACATCATCCCGCTTAACCCGGTCGACGGCTACGAGGGCAAGCGCCCAGGCGCGATGCGCGTCGCGTCGTTCCAGCGCATCGTCGAGGGCTACGGCATCAAGACCACGGTGCGTCAGACCATGGGCGATGACATCGACGCCGCCTGTGGCCAGCTGCGGCGCACGGCCTCGACGGTGCTATCGGGACGCACGCTGTCGGCGGCGCGTCGCAAGCCGCTTCGGGCCAGAGGCGACGTGGCGGCGTCTCCCTCGTCTACGGCGCTCCAGCCATGAGCGAGGACGCCATCGCGGCCCGTCTCGCACGCGGCCACGAGAAGGGGCGCGCGATGCTGGGGCATCGCTGGGAGCGCGTGGTCGAGGCGCTCGAGGCGGCCAGTCCCGATCTGGCGCGCTACGTCGTGGAGTTCGCCTACGGTGAGGTGTACCCGAGGCCAGGCCTCGACATCCGATCGCGCGAGATGGTGTCGATCACGTGCCTCACGTTGCAGGGTCTGCGGCCGCAGCTCAAGACCCATCTCATTGCCGCACTCGAATCCGGAGTGAGCGAAGCCGAGCTTGTGGAGCTCTTCATCCACCTCGCCCTCTATGCCGGCTTTCCCACCGCGCTCTTCGGCATGCAGACCGCCCGAGAGGTGTTCGAGGAGCGCCGCGGTCGCGCCTGAAGGGGCGTGATCAGCCCTGTGCGCCGCTCGCGGGGCGCAGCGTTGCCGCGAACACGCGCATGAGCTCGTCCGGGCGGGTGGCCCGCGCGGCGGCGATCTCCGCCTTCTGCGCGCCGGCGTTCACGCGAAGGAACAGCTCGAGGCGGTCTTGCGCAAAGAGCTTGGTGGAGATCCAGTAGTTCGCAAGCGACAGGTCGAGAGAGCCCGGGATGATGTCGGGGCTCTCGTTGCGCACGTAGGTCTTGAGCTCGAGGAAGCCGGTGTCCGATCCTTCGATGGCTGTGCCGGGAATCGCGCCGCCCAGGGCTTTCGAGAGCCGGCCGAGCAGGCGCTCGGCATTGGCGCCTTCGCAGCGCTCGACGAAGGCGGCGCTGTAGGCCTCGACGTGCTGCACCGGCAGGAGGAGCCCGAGCTGCATGGTGTCATCGTCATCGGTGGTCAGGCGGAAGATGGTCCAGGCGGCGGGTACGGGAGAGTCCCACTGGGCTTCGGAGAGCGGGCGTCTCTCGAGAA carries:
- the rlmN gene encoding 23S rRNA (adenine(2503)-C(2))-methyltransferase RlmN, which gives rise to MLPAGKANLKDLLPAELEAWFESLGEKPFRARQIVKWLYQKYEHDFLSMTDLSRALRERLTELAFVPQLELVSYQRAAAGDTEKFLFRLPDGNAVESVLMHFDEHLGPGRATLCISTQVGCAMGCVFCASGQAGVLRNLATWEIVDQVLQVQKFIAPRDERIANLVYMGIGEPLANYTATLRSLKLVNHEEGLQIGMRHIAVSTSGLVPGIDRLAREKLPIRLAISLHSPHESLRSELMPINEVYPLASLMASCRAYQEATKRRITFEYCLIRDVNDSDEDAHAVGALLDGIHSLVNIIPLNPVDGYEGKRPGAMRVASFQRIVEGYGIKTTVRQTMGDDIDAACGQLRRTASTVLSGRTLSAARRKPLRARGDVAASPSSTALQP
- a CDS encoding carboxymuconolactone decarboxylase family protein produces the protein MSEDAIAARLARGHEKGRAMLGHRWERVVEALEAASPDLARYVVEFAYGEVYPRPGLDIRSREMVSITCLTLQGLRPQLKTHLIAALESGVSEAELVELFIHLALYAGFPTALFGMQTAREVFEERRGRA